A genomic window from Verrucomicrobiia bacterium includes:
- the recJ gene encoding single-stranded-DNA-specific exonuclease RecJ — protein MRAETAEKTGNTRWIFPSEPPPDLVQPLIRDLDLPSPIAKILANRGFENTGQADRFLHPKLEELCDPFLLPSMREAVELIVGAIRENEPIMIFGDYDVDGITATALMYLVLSRLGARVSYYLPNRLVEGYGLSEDGFLEAQKRGVSWIISVDCGITAVKEIAFGNSLGIRTIITDHHEPASELPDAAAIVNPKLGDSPLGEELSGVGIAYKLAQALFLHLGQEEVEEHLDLVALGTLADIVPLTGENRILSRFGVQALGRTNKPGLKSLAFVAGLLGKEISAGQVVFVLAPRINAIGRLGSAMEAIRLLTTRDEKAAGEIARLLDGENRKRRSLDEATLEEALARVEREIDLTKERAIVLASDSWHPGVIGIVASRLVERFHRPTIMISIEGEEGKGSARSIPGFHLTEALKCCDSHLLRYGGHKYAAGLSIARSEIEPFRRKINEVSSRLLSDEDLIPRLEVDAEVGLHEVNDRLVETLELFAPFGPANSRPVFVTRGLELAGLPALVGNNHVKFRVRQGNLVHEAIGFGMGSQLPRLAAVAERSGFLDLAYTLDFNEWNGQKKIQLHLKDIRLLQ, from the coding sequence ATGCGAGCAGAAACCGCTGAAAAAACCGGGAACACCCGCTGGATTTTTCCCTCCGAGCCGCCTCCCGATTTGGTCCAACCCCTGATCCGGGATTTGGATCTTCCCTCCCCCATCGCAAAAATTCTCGCCAACCGCGGTTTTGAAAACACCGGGCAGGCCGACCGGTTCCTCCATCCCAAACTGGAAGAGCTCTGCGACCCCTTTTTGCTCCCTTCGATGCGGGAGGCGGTGGAACTTATCGTTGGCGCCATCCGGGAAAACGAGCCGATAATGATTTTTGGGGACTACGACGTGGATGGCATCACCGCCACCGCGCTTATGTATCTCGTTCTGTCCCGGCTGGGGGCGCGGGTTTCTTACTATCTCCCCAATCGCCTCGTGGAGGGGTACGGCCTCTCTGAAGACGGGTTTTTGGAAGCCCAAAAACGGGGTGTAAGCTGGATCATTTCGGTGGATTGCGGCATCACGGCGGTTAAGGAAATCGCTTTCGGCAACTCCTTGGGCATCCGGACCATCATCACTGACCACCACGAACCGGCCTCTGAACTTCCGGATGCCGCTGCCATCGTCAATCCAAAACTGGGAGATTCCCCTTTGGGGGAAGAACTGTCCGGCGTGGGCATTGCGTACAAGCTCGCCCAGGCGCTCTTTCTTCACTTGGGCCAGGAAGAGGTGGAGGAGCATCTTGATTTGGTTGCCCTCGGGACTTTGGCAGATATCGTCCCTCTGACTGGCGAAAACAGGATTCTGTCCCGCTTTGGCGTGCAGGCGCTCGGACGCACCAACAAGCCGGGCTTGAAATCGCTGGCCTTTGTGGCCGGGCTTTTGGGAAAGGAAATCTCCGCCGGGCAGGTGGTTTTCGTTCTGGCCCCCCGCATCAACGCCATCGGCCGGCTGGGGAGCGCCATGGAGGCGATCCGGCTTTTGACCACCCGGGATGAAAAAGCGGCCGGCGAAATCGCCCGGCTTCTGGACGGTGAAAACCGCAAACGGCGCAGCTTGGACGAGGCCACGTTGGAAGAAGCGCTGGCGCGGGTTGAGCGGGAAATCGATTTGACCAAGGAACGGGCCATCGTTCTGGCTTCCGATAGCTGGCATCCGGGGGTCATCGGCATCGTCGCCTCCCGTCTGGTGGAGCGTTTCCACCGTCCCACCATTATGATTTCCATTGAAGGAGAGGAGGGAAAGGGCTCCGCCCGCTCCATTCCCGGTTTTCATCTGACCGAGGCCCTGAAATGCTGCGATTCCCATCTTTTACGCTACGGCGGACACAAGTACGCCGCCGGGCTTTCCATCGCCCGTTCGGAAATTGAGCCGTTCCGCCGCAAAATCAACGAGGTTTCCTCCCGGTTGCTTTCGGACGAGGATTTGATTCCGCGCTTGGAAGTGGATGCGGAGGTCGGTTTGCACGAAGTCAACGACCGGCTGGTCGAAACGCTGGAGTTGTTCGCCCCTTTCGGTCCCGCCAATTCCCGGCCGGTTTTTGTAACGCGCGGGCTCGAACTGGCCGGTCTGCCTGCCTTGGTGGGGAACAATCACGTAAAGTTCCGTGTCCGGCAGGGGAATTTGGTGCACGAGGCAATCGGCTTCGGAATGGGCAGCCAGCTGCCCCGGCTGGCCGCCGTCGCCGAGCGTTCCGGATTTCTCGATTTGGCCTATACCCTCGATTTCAATGAATGGAACGGGCAGAAGAAAATCCAGCTTCATTTGAAAGACATCCGCCTGCTTCAATGA
- the meaB gene encoding methylmalonyl Co-A mutase-associated GTPase MeaB, which produces MSPRAATSSSTVLERFRKKDETALARLISLVENREKNFEKILSELFPLSGKAFRLGVTGPPGAGKSTLVDKLATHYLKEKKSVGIVAVDPTSPFTGGALLGDRVRMQGASERKSAFIRSMATRGSQGGLAAATGDVALVLDAYGKDFIFIETVGVGQVELDVASQADVTLLVLVPESGDSIQAMKAGLMEIADIFVVNKADREGSRKMTAELDMVLNFKRKKGDWRYPVVPTEAVNNVGIDVLLNTIDEYRKFALEHHLFEQKRREQIKAALLGMVERKIRTRAEAVLKIELDTLVEKVWKREVDPYSAVEELLAADGQLR; this is translated from the coding sequence ATGAGTCCCCGGGCTGCAACTTCTTCCTCCACAGTTCTTGAACGGTTCAGAAAAAAGGATGAAACCGCTCTGGCGCGGTTGATTTCCCTGGTCGAGAACCGGGAGAAAAACTTTGAAAAGATTCTTTCCGAACTTTTTCCGCTCTCCGGCAAGGCCTTCCGCCTCGGCGTCACCGGCCCGCCGGGGGCGGGGAAAAGCACCCTGGTTGACAAGCTGGCCACGCATTATTTAAAAGAAAAAAAATCGGTCGGCATCGTGGCAGTTGACCCAACTTCCCCTTTCACCGGCGGCGCTTTGTTGGGAGACCGCGTCCGGATGCAGGGGGCCTCCGAGCGGAAATCCGCCTTCATCCGCTCGATGGCCACCCGCGGCTCGCAGGGGGGGCTCGCGGCGGCCACCGGCGACGTGGCGCTCGTTTTGGACGCCTACGGCAAGGATTTCATTTTCATCGAGACCGTGGGGGTCGGACAGGTGGAGCTGGACGTCGCCTCTCAGGCGGACGTCACGCTTCTCGTTTTGGTTCCCGAATCGGGAGATTCTATACAAGCAATGAAGGCCGGCCTGATGGAGATCGCCGACATTTTCGTGGTCAACAAAGCCGATCGGGAGGGCTCCCGCAAAATGACGGCCGAGCTGGATATGGTCCTGAACTTCAAACGCAAAAAAGGGGACTGGCGCTATCCGGTCGTGCCAACCGAGGCCGTCAACAATGTCGGCATTGATGTTCTTTTGAACACCATTGACGAATACCGGAAATTTGCGTTGGAGCATCACCTTTTTGAGCAAAAACGGAGGGAACAGATAAAAGCCGCCCTTCTGGGGATGGTGGAACGGAAAATCCGCACCCGGGCGGAGGCGGTTTTGAAAATCGAACTGGATACACTGGTCGAAAAGGTCTGGAAGCGGGAAGTCGATCCCTATTCCGCGGTCGAGGAACTGCTGGCGGCGGACGGCCAATTGCGTTAA
- a CDS encoding methylmalonyl-CoA mutase family protein, which translates to MLKTKKRPASKSKLKKISTVARARAKASAKKASKGLPYHAPELLKKVAAAKAQWEKEYAKQADYSKKFMSVSSDEPKPLYTPEDLKHFDYFEKLNFPGVYPYTRGIRPAGYRGRLWTFRQFSGFGTPKETNERYHYLMEHGQTGLSVAFDLPTLMGYDSDHPRSKGEVGVCGVAVDSLADMEIIFDGIDLGKVSTSMTINAPASVIFAMYLAVAEKQGVPFTKLRGTLQNDILKEYIAQKEWIYPPRPSIRLITDMMAFCTKNVPKWNTISISGYHIREAGSTAVQELAFTLADGFAYVEAAIATGQNVDDFAPRLSFFFNAHIDFFEEIAKYRAARRIWARHMREKYKAKKEESWLLRFHTQTAGCSLTAQQPENNIVRTAYEALAGVLGGTQSLHTNSMDETWALPSEKAAFIALRTQQVLAYETGVPNVIDPLAGSYYVESLTDKMEEEAEKYFEEIERRGGVLKGIEEGYFQREIARAAYQYQQEIEKKERIIVGVNEFALENEKIEIPILKIEPRVEREQCEAVAKVRARRDNARVRQTLDALKKAAAGTENTMPRILDCARAYATEGEICDALKEVFGEYTEPAII; encoded by the coding sequence ATGCTGAAAACCAAAAAGAGACCGGCTTCCAAATCAAAACTCAAGAAAATTTCAACCGTGGCGCGCGCCCGTGCCAAGGCATCCGCCAAAAAAGCGTCCAAGGGGTTGCCGTATCACGCGCCGGAACTGCTGAAGAAAGTAGCCGCCGCAAAGGCCCAATGGGAAAAAGAGTACGCCAAGCAGGCCGACTATTCCAAAAAGTTTATGTCGGTCTCCTCCGACGAACCGAAGCCGCTTTATACGCCGGAGGATTTGAAACATTTCGACTATTTTGAAAAGCTGAACTTCCCCGGCGTATATCCCTACACCCGGGGCATCCGCCCGGCGGGCTATCGCGGACGGCTCTGGACCTTCCGCCAGTTCTCCGGTTTTGGCACCCCCAAAGAAACCAACGAACGGTATCACTATCTTATGGAGCACGGCCAGACCGGCCTTTCGGTCGCCTTTGATTTGCCTACTTTAATGGGCTACGATTCCGACCATCCCCGCTCCAAGGGGGAAGTAGGGGTCTGCGGCGTGGCGGTCGATTCGCTGGCGGATATGGAGATCATCTTCGACGGCATCGATTTGGGGAAGGTTTCCACCTCGATGACCATCAACGCCCCCGCCTCGGTCATCTTTGCGATGTATCTCGCGGTGGCCGAAAAGCAGGGAGTTCCGTTTACCAAGCTTCGCGGCACCTTGCAAAACGATATTTTGAAGGAATACATCGCCCAAAAAGAGTGGATTTATCCGCCGCGCCCCTCCATCCGCTTGATTACCGATATGATGGCCTTTTGCACCAAGAACGTCCCCAAATGGAATACCATTTCCATCTCCGGCTATCATATACGCGAGGCAGGTTCAACGGCCGTGCAGGAACTGGCCTTCACGCTGGCGGATGGTTTTGCCTACGTCGAAGCGGCCATCGCCACCGGCCAAAACGTGGATGATTTTGCCCCCCGCTTGTCTTTCTTCTTCAACGCCCATATCGATTTCTTCGAGGAAATCGCCAAATACCGCGCCGCCCGCCGCATCTGGGCCCGGCATATGCGGGAAAAGTACAAAGCCAAAAAAGAGGAATCCTGGCTTCTGCGCTTCCATACGCAAACCGCCGGCTGTTCGTTGACGGCCCAGCAGCCGGAAAACAACATCGTCCGCACCGCCTACGAAGCGCTGGCCGGCGTTTTGGGCGGCACCCAATCGCTCCATACCAACTCGATGGACGAAACTTGGGCCCTGCCTTCCGAAAAAGCGGCCTTTATTGCGCTCCGCACCCAGCAGGTTTTGGCCTACGAAACCGGCGTCCCGAACGTCATCGACCCTCTGGCCGGCTCCTACTATGTCGAGTCGTTGACCGACAAAATGGAGGAAGAAGCCGAAAAGTATTTCGAAGAAATCGAACGCCGGGGGGGTGTTTTAAAGGGAATTGAAGAGGGGTATTTCCAGCGGGAAATCGCCCGCGCGGCCTACCAGTATCAACAGGAAATCGAGAAAAAGGAGCGCATCATTGTTGGGGTCAACGAATTCGCCCTCGAAAATGAGAAAATCGAAATCCCCATCCTTAAAATCGAGCCCCGTGTGGAGCGGGAGCAGTGCGAAGCCGTTGCCAAAGTCCGTGCCCGGCGGGATAACGCTCGTGTCCGGCAAACCTTGGACGCCTTAAAGAAAGCCGCCGCCGGAACGGAAAACACGATGCCCCGCATCTTGGACTGCGCCCGGGCCTACGCCACGGAAGGGGAAATCTGCGACGCTTTGAAAGAGGTCTTCGGCGAATACACCGAACCGGCGATTATTTGA
- a CDS encoding transposase: MRALSENLRRRSIRLPAYDYSQAGAYFVTICTLNRECLFGKVMDGKVQLNPFGCVVEEEWLKTAELRPCIELGTSVVMPNHFHGIIVINDECRGTARRAPTVSRFGKPVAGALSTVIRSFKSAVTKRINDLRRTPGNVVWQRNYYEHIIRNEDDWKKIHDYIVYNPEKWMVDAENPDRINRKLGL, encoded by the coding sequence TTGAGAGCGTTGTCTGAGAATTTGCGCCGCCGTTCCATCCGCCTACCCGCCTACGATTATTCTCAAGCTGGTGCCTACTTTGTTACCATATGTACCCTGAACCGTGAATGCTTGTTTGGAAAGGTGATGGATGGAAAGGTGCAATTGAACCCATTTGGTTGTGTGGTTGAAGAAGAGTGGCTAAAAACCGCCGAATTACGACCATGTATTGAATTGGGCACATCCGTTGTCATGCCCAATCATTTTCACGGTATAATCGTCATCAATGACGAATGTAGGGGCACGGCGCGCCGTGCCCCTACGGTTTCCCGATTCGGGAAACCGGTTGCAGGCGCGTTATCGACAGTCATACGCTCATTCAAATCCGCCGTTACAAAACGGATTAACGACCTTCGCCGTACGCCCGGGAATGTCGTTTGGCAGCGCAATTATTATGAGCATATTATTCGGAATGAGGACGATTGGAAAAAAATCCACGATTACATCGTTTACAATCCAGAAAAATGGATGGTTGATGCGGAGAATCCGGATCGTATCAATCGTAAATTGGGATTATGA
- a CDS encoding tryptophanase, translating into MTKTIIEPFKIKSVEPIKMTTHAQREEIIKQAHYNPFLIHAENVLIDLLTDSGTSAMSSEQWAAMMRGDESYAGAQSFFRFEAVVKEIFGFSQIIPTHQGRAAEKILFSIIGGKGKTIISNTHFDTTRANIEFTGAEALDLVIPEGKIPSAVHPFKGNIDLQKLEETTKRIGPSNIPLVMLTVTNNSGGGQPVSMANIKAAREICRRFGIPLFIDACRFAENAYFIKLREEGYAHKRVYDIAREMFTYADGCTMSAKKDGLANIGGFLALNNEEWATAARNLLILTEGFATYGGLAGRDLDAIAVGLREVLEEDYLKYRIRCMTYFGEKLTAIGVPIIQPPGGHAIYIDAKAMLSHIPVEQYPGQALVAELFIEGGIRAVEIGSVMFGKKDPQTERLIPAEMELVRLALPRRVYTQSHVDYCVEIIENIWNRRNSIRGLKITKEPPFLRHFTAHFEPVK; encoded by the coding sequence ATGACCAAAACCATCATCGAACCGTTTAAAATCAAATCGGTCGAACCGATTAAAATGACCACCCATGCCCAGCGGGAAGAAATCATAAAACAGGCGCACTACAACCCGTTTCTCATCCACGCCGAAAACGTGCTTATCGATTTATTGACCGACAGCGGCACCTCGGCGATGTCCTCCGAACAATGGGCGGCGATGATGCGGGGGGATGAGTCCTACGCCGGCGCGCAGAGCTTTTTCCGCTTCGAAGCGGTGGTCAAGGAAATCTTCGGTTTTTCGCAAATCATCCCCACCCATCAGGGCCGGGCGGCGGAGAAAATCCTGTTTTCCATAATAGGGGGGAAGGGAAAAACCATTATCTCCAACACTCATTTCGACACCACCCGCGCCAATATCGAATTCACCGGGGCGGAAGCCCTCGATTTGGTCATCCCGGAAGGGAAAATCCCCTCCGCCGTTCACCCCTTCAAGGGAAATATTGATTTACAGAAATTGGAAGAAACAACCAAGAGAATCGGCCCTTCAAACATTCCTTTGGTGATGCTCACGGTCACCAACAACTCCGGCGGCGGCCAGCCGGTCTCCATGGCAAATATTAAGGCAGCACGGGAAATTTGCCGAAGGTTCGGTATCCCGCTTTTCATCGATGCCTGCCGCTTCGCCGAAAACGCCTACTTTATCAAACTGCGCGAGGAGGGATACGCGCATAAACGGGTCTACGACATTGCCCGCGAAATGTTCACCTATGCCGATGGCTGCACAATGAGCGCCAAAAAAGACGGTCTCGCCAATATCGGCGGCTTTTTGGCATTGAATAATGAAGAATGGGCCACCGCCGCCCGGAATTTATTGATTCTCACCGAGGGTTTTGCCACCTACGGTGGTCTGGCCGGCCGGGATTTGGATGCCATTGCCGTCGGTCTGCGCGAAGTGCTGGAGGAGGATTATTTGAAATACCGCATCCGCTGCATGACCTATTTTGGCGAAAAACTGACCGCCATCGGCGTGCCGATTATCCAGCCCCCCGGCGGCCACGCCATCTACATTGACGCCAAGGCCATGCTCTCTCACATTCCGGTCGAACAGTATCCCGGCCAGGCGTTGGTGGCCGAGCTTTTCATCGAGGGCGGCATCCGCGCCGTCGAAATCGGCAGCGTGATGTTCGGCAAAAAAGACCCCCAAACTGAAAGATTGATACCGGCCGAAATGGAACTTGTCCGTTTGGCCCTGCCCCGCCGCGTTTACACGCAGAGTCATGTCGATTACTGTGTCGAAATCATCGAAAACATCTGGAACCGCCGCAATTCCATCCGGGGTCTCAAAATCACCAAAGAACCGCCGTTCCTGCGCCACTTCACCGCCCATTTCGAGCCAGTAAAATAA
- a CDS encoding cobalamin B12-binding domain-containing protein, whose translation MKKYRILLAKPGLDGHDRGVKVIAAALRDAGFEVIYTGLRQTPEMIVDAAVQEDVNAIGMSILSGAHMTLFPEVLELLKKRNSSHILLFGGGIIPKEEIEELEKMGVGKLFGPGSSVNDIVDYLKKALPGQKRKEEALF comes from the coding sequence ATGAAGAAATACCGGATTCTCTTGGCCAAACCGGGTCTGGACGGCCACGACCGGGGGGTGAAGGTCATAGCCGCTGCCCTGCGGGATGCCGGGTTCGAAGTCATCTACACCGGCCTGCGCCAAACCCCCGAAATGATCGTAGATGCCGCTGTGCAGGAAGACGTGAACGCCATCGGGATGTCCATTCTTTCCGGCGCGCATATGACCCTGTTTCCGGAGGTGCTGGAGCTTTTGAAGAAACGTAACAGTTCACACATCCTGCTTTTCGGCGGCGGCATCATTCCCAAGGAAGAAATTGAAGAATTGGAAAAAATGGGGGTGGGAAAACTCTTCGGCCCCGGCAGTTCGGTCAACGACATTGTCGACTATTTGAAAAAGGCCCTCCCCGGGCAAAAGCGTAAAGAAGAAGCATTGTTTTGA
- a CDS encoding acyl-CoA dehydrogenase family protein: protein MPYNIDPRQQAIRDEVRQFCEKEILPVARELDRRPEPQKFPYELFRKLGKAGYIGYFQPKEYGGQGKSALEYATLIEELAYWDAPTSLLPAVSELAMHPITAFGSEEQKKKYLPKAITGETVIAFSLTEPEAGSDAGNQKTTAIAKGDHYILNGEKIFIMHGDVATVSVVFCKIAEEGSESSRMSALIVETDKLEGYSAKTLEYKMGMKAATTGRQWFKNCKVPASALLGERGKGFRYALSTLDGARIDVAAQGVGIARRALDESIAYARKRVCFGAPIAKLQAIQWMIADMATRVEAATLLTYKAAQIADSGQKFTIEASQAKLYGTETAKFCVDRGMQIHGGYGYIGEFTIMEKLYRDQRLTEIYEGTSEIQRLVIAGHYLGGR, encoded by the coding sequence ATGCCATACAACATAGACCCGCGCCAGCAAGCAATCCGGGATGAAGTCCGCCAGTTCTGCGAAAAAGAGATTTTGCCCGTCGCCCGCGAGCTGGACCGCCGGCCCGAGCCGCAAAAATTTCCGTACGAGCTTTTTCGCAAATTGGGAAAAGCGGGCTACATCGGCTACTTCCAGCCAAAGGAATACGGCGGCCAGGGAAAAAGCGCCTTGGAATACGCCACGCTTATTGAAGAACTGGCTTACTGGGATGCCCCGACTTCGCTCCTGCCGGCCGTCAGCGAATTGGCGATGCATCCCATCACCGCCTTCGGCTCCGAGGAGCAGAAAAAGAAATATCTTCCCAAAGCGATTACCGGTGAAACGGTGATTGCCTTCTCCTTGACCGAGCCGGAAGCCGGCTCCGATGCGGGGAACCAAAAGACCACCGCCATTGCCAAAGGGGACCATTACATCCTGAATGGCGAAAAGATTTTCATTATGCATGGTGACGTGGCCACCGTCAGCGTCGTTTTCTGCAAAATAGCGGAAGAGGGCTCCGAATCGAGCCGGATGTCCGCCCTGATTGTGGAGACGGACAAGTTGGAAGGGTATTCAGCCAAAACGCTCGAATACAAAATGGGAATGAAGGCCGCCACCACCGGCCGGCAGTGGTTCAAAAACTGCAAAGTTCCCGCTTCGGCTTTGCTGGGGGAGAGGGGCAAGGGCTTCCGCTACGCTCTTTCCACCCTGGACGGCGCGCGTATCGACGTCGCCGCGCAGGGGGTCGGCATCGCCCGCCGGGCATTGGATGAATCCATCGCGTATGCCCGCAAGCGGGTCTGCTTCGGCGCGCCGATTGCCAAACTGCAGGCGATTCAATGGATGATAGCCGATATGGCCACGCGGGTGGAAGCAGCCACCTTGTTGACTTATAAAGCGGCCCAGATTGCGGACTCCGGCCAGAAATTCACCATTGAGGCCTCGCAGGCCAAGCTCTACGGCACGGAGACCGCCAAATTCTGCGTCGACCGGGGCATGCAAATCCACGGCGGCTACGGTTACATCGGCGAGTTCACCATAATGGAAAAGCTCTACCGCGACCAGCGCCTTACCGAAATTTACGAAGGCACCTCCGAAATCCAGCGGCTGGTCATTGCGGGGCATTATCTGGGCGGAAGGTAG
- a CDS encoding MBL fold metallo-hydrolase produces MLKVGRFEVLHFVENRFHLDGGTMFGVVPKTMWQKLIPPDDKNRIPMDNNLYVIRAHGKNILLDTGLGDALTEQDRKVYSCWTPSNMLPGLKGLGFSPDDIDFVFFSHLHTDHLGGAVRLENGHKAPVFRKARHLIQKKEWEDAQKPDERTGAVYLPDDLAALEEAKLVELFDGEAQILPGLTLRLTGGHTPGHQGCIISDGGSTLVYYADIFPSRFHIRTAYVAGVDLFPRETMKVKRELVPKFASEGTLIAFDHDLQVKIGRLEEKDGKLVAVPVNLN; encoded by the coding sequence GTGCTGAAAGTCGGCCGCTTTGAAGTCCTTCATTTCGTCGAAAACCGCTTTCATCTGGATGGCGGCACGATGTTCGGGGTCGTCCCCAAAACGATGTGGCAGAAATTGATTCCCCCGGATGACAAGAACCGGATTCCAATGGATAACAACCTCTATGTCATCCGCGCCCACGGCAAAAATATTCTTTTAGATACAGGTTTGGGAGACGCTCTGACCGAGCAGGATAGAAAAGTTTACAGTTGTTGGACCCCCTCCAATATGCTCCCCGGTTTGAAAGGGCTGGGTTTTTCGCCGGACGACATCGATTTCGTCTTCTTTTCCCATCTGCATACCGACCACCTGGGCGGGGCGGTTCGATTGGAAAACGGCCACAAAGCGCCGGTTTTTCGCAAGGCCCGCCACCTGATTCAAAAAAAAGAATGGGAGGACGCCCAAAAACCGGACGAGCGCACTGGTGCTGTTTATCTGCCGGATGATTTGGCCGCTTTAGAGGAGGCCAAGCTGGTTGAACTGTTCGACGGCGAAGCGCAAATTCTTCCCGGTTTGACGTTGCGCCTGACCGGCGGCCACACCCCCGGCCACCAAGGCTGCATAATCTCGGATGGCGGTTCGACCTTGGTTTACTATGCCGATATTTTTCCCTCCCGTTTTCACATTCGCACCGCCTATGTCGCCGGAGTCGATTTGTTCCCGCGAGAGACAATGAAGGTCAAGCGGGAACTGGTCCCCAAATTCGCGTCCGAAGGTACCCTGATCGCATTCGACCATGATTTGCAGGTGAAAATTGGCCGCTTAGAAGAAAAAGATGGTAAGTTGGTGGCTGTCCCGGTGAATTTGAATTGA
- a CDS encoding acyl-CoA carboxylase subunit beta, which yields MDLKEKLKLLEQMRQQALLGGGEARLEEQHKKGKLSARERLALLLDEESFEEFDPFVTHRSIGFGLEKQKYLGDGVVTGHGKIDGRSVFVFSQDFTVFGGSLSEAHAEKICKVMDLALKNGCPVIGLNDSGGARIQEGVVSLGGYADIFLRNTLCSGVIPQISAILGPCAGGAVYSPAITDFVVMVRGTSYMFVTGPNVVKTVTHEDVTFEDLGGADVHAAKSGVAHFAVDNEMEALEKVRKLVSFIPSNNLDDPPLVASNDSADRQDEELNGIVPDNPNKPYDIRDVIRRVVDGGDFFEVHEQYAANIVVGFARLGGRSIGIVANQPAILAGVLDINSSAKGARFVRFCDAFNIPLVTFEDVPGFLPGTAQEHGGIIKHGSKLLYAYCEATVPKLTVITRKAYGGAYDVMSSKHIRGDFNYAWPSAEIAVMGPKGAAEIIFKREIEAASNPQELLEKKIEEYREKFANPYEAAARGYIDDIIEPKETRPRLIRALELLQNKKDTVPPKKHGNIPL from the coding sequence ATGGATCTGAAAGAAAAACTCAAACTCCTTGAACAAATGCGCCAGCAGGCGCTCTTGGGTGGGGGAGAGGCCCGTCTCGAAGAACAGCACAAAAAGGGGAAGCTCTCTGCGCGCGAGCGGCTCGCGCTTCTTCTGGACGAGGAAAGCTTCGAGGAATTCGACCCGTTTGTCACCCATCGTTCCATCGGCTTCGGTTTGGAGAAGCAAAAGTATCTGGGGGACGGCGTGGTCACCGGCCACGGCAAAATCGACGGCCGCTCCGTTTTCGTCTTCTCGCAGGATTTCACCGTCTTTGGCGGCTCCTTGTCGGAAGCCCACGCCGAAAAAATCTGCAAGGTGATGGATTTGGCGTTGAAAAACGGCTGCCCGGTCATCGGCTTGAACGACTCCGGCGGCGCCCGCATTCAAGAGGGGGTGGTCAGCTTGGGCGGCTATGCCGATATTTTTCTGCGCAACACCCTTTGCTCCGGCGTCATTCCGCAAATCTCCGCCATCTTGGGCCCCTGCGCCGGCGGCGCGGTCTATTCCCCCGCCATCACCGATTTTGTGGTAATGGTTCGCGGCACGAGCTATATGTTTGTTACCGGCCCGAACGTGGTCAAAACCGTCACCCACGAGGATGTCACCTTTGAGGACTTGGGGGGCGCGGACGTTCACGCCGCCAAGTCCGGCGTGGCCCACTTCGCCGTCGATAATGAAATGGAGGCGTTGGAAAAAGTCCGAAAACTCGTTTCGTTCATTCCGTCCAATAATCTCGATGACCCCCCTTTGGTTGCTTCGAATGACTCGGCTGACCGGCAGGATGAAGAGCTGAACGGCATCGTGCCGGACAATCCCAACAAGCCGTACGACATTCGGGATGTCATCCGCCGGGTGGTGGATGGCGGCGATTTCTTTGAGGTCCACGAGCAGTACGCCGCCAACATCGTCGTCGGCTTCGCCCGCTTGGGCGGCCGTTCCATCGGCATTGTCGCCAATCAGCCCGCCATTCTGGCCGGTGTTCTGGACATCAATTCCTCGGCCAAAGGGGCCCGTTTCGTCCGTTTTTGCGACGCCTTCAACATTCCGTTGGTCACCTTCGAGGACGTCCCCGGCTTTCTCCCCGGCACGGCGCAGGAGCACGGCGGCATCATCAAACACGGCTCCAAATTGCTTTATGCCTATTGCGAAGCAACGGTTCCCAAACTCACGGTGATTACCCGCAAGGCCTACGGCGGCGCCTACGACGTGATGTCCTCCAAACACATCCGCGGCGATTTTAACTACGCCTGGCCCTCGGCGGAGATTGCCGTGATGGGCCCCAAAGGGGCGGCCGAAATCATTTTCAAACGGGAAATAGAAGCCGCCTCCAACCCACAGGAGTTGTTGGAGAAAAAAATCGAGGAATACCGCGAAAAATTCGCCAACCCCTACGAGGCGGCCGCCCGTGGTTACATTGATGATATCATCGAACCCAAAGAAACCCGCCCCCGCCTAATCCGCGCGTTGGAGCTTTTGCAGAACAAAAAAGACACCGTCCCCCCCAAAAAGCACGGCAATATCCCCCTTTGA